The Arachis ipaensis cultivar K30076 chromosome B05, Araip1.1, whole genome shotgun sequence nucleotide sequence catgatatttttatattatattttgtatgaatttataaaaaaaaataatgactTTATCAATATATAAATGTCATTATCATTTCCCAAAAATTTATGAACAATAGTTTTACTAGTCATGAAAAGTATGAGATGCCAAGGGTAAACTgataaaagagaaagaagagattTTAGAGACAGAGTTTGAGTAAGATAGATGAAGTGATATAAATGATTATTATGCAATATGAATTCAGCAATGATTATATGATATAGCAATAGTAATTAACTAATAACAGAATATGTTAGCTCTTTTATATTAAGTGATTCCAATAGTTAATTGGTCATTATCACTCACAAGTCAATTCTGTCAATATTCTATTAAATAGCTTTATTCAAGGATAATTTTAGCTTTTAATATATAATGATCCATCCTTATTTATATCAGAGAATTTCATTTAGGGTATTGTTATTCTATGTGCTTAGAGCACAGCTTAAGAAGTATTAATTATATCTGGTAATTATAAATATTTGTGTCAATTAAAATTTAgttgatttatttaattaatgTCATTTTCTCACATTTTTTTATGACTAaattaatctttaaaattttagttacattattaaaaaaaatttctaaaattatccTCTAAAATTATTAGTGCCAAATCAAAAATTTTGTATATTCTTTTATACGGTAAATACATAATTTCTATTCTTTTTTATTCTCATCTTGATTCCTCAATCTATCTAACTCATTTTTTTATGTTATctactcttttttatttttttactttttttttgccACTCTAACATAATATGCTTGTTTGAGCgccattaaattaataaaaaatatttttttaataaaattttttatttttattttttagcatgtttgataaatttttaaaagtaaaaataaaaatattaaaaaaataaaaaaattatttttttgaaaagttataatttatatttttttaaaatatcttttttttaaaaaaaNNNNNNNNNNNNNNNNNNNNNNNNNNNNNNNNNNNNNNNNNNNNNNNNNNNNNNNNNNNNNNNNNNNNNNNNNNNNNNNNNNNNNNNNNNNNNNNNNNNNNNNNNNNNNNNNNNNNNNNNNNNNNNNNNNNNNNNNtcaagtatatatatattttggtttttttttttttactttttcttttctagAACGCATCATAGCCATTTAttcgaaaaaagaaaatattaattcACATTTTTCAATACATATACTTGAGTCAAAACTTAAATTATACTCATCATATATAGATATTATGTTATAATGGTggaaaaaaaaggtaaaaaaatgaaaaagaatggataacaaaaaaaaatgagttagatagattgaaaaattaaaatgaaaatagaaaatgaTAGAAATTATGTACTCTATTGCATAAGAAAAATATGAAAGGTCTCTGATTTAGCGCTAATAATTTTAGAGGACAATTTTAGAGGGAAAATTTTAATAGTGTAActaaaactttaaaaattaatttagttaTAAAAATTATAAGAAAGAATGACATTAATTAAATAGACCAATTAAGTATTAAATGATACAAGTATTCAAAATTACCAGATGGAATTAATTGTTTCTTAAGCTGTGCTCTAAGAACATAGCAATACCCTTTCATTTCatgtaattaattataattgattaaatatttttaatttattacacATATCTAATTACCtaatcaatttttattttatcatttttaatttgtttccaaaaattcaactcaaaactccattttctacattttactttcctttttcaAATGCTATCCCTTATGTATTCAAACATGTGCATCAGCTTTCATACTATCCAAATTTAACCTATCATTGCATCAAACAATGCCTATTTAACTTATCACATCTCTTAATTAATATCAAAATCCACTTAACTCTAAAATATATATGCATTTTCAGTAATCAATTGTATTATAATATGTTTTACACAACATTCAAAATCCTTGGATAACCAAACATGAGATATATGTAACTAATGTATAAAATGGGTATTAAAAGATCTTAAAAATATATGCTTTCGGGTAAATTTGATGTTTTTTTATTAGGATTGGATAAATATCATTTTATTTGGATAAAAGAAGATATTTTGGGAtataattttggtaaaaataattGATAAATTGAGGGAGAGATTATTTGGGAANNNNNNNNNNNNNNNNNaaaaaaaattgtatcaaaatttaatatccgaaacatatttttaaaaaatatatttaacattagttatttttttacgtttaaaatatttttatcatttataaaataaatgatatttttgtcagtattttcaaaaacttaaaataattttaataatttactcTTTGCTTGTATTAATCTTATATATCCACTTTTGTAATTTTCTAGAAAATTAATGTCTAAAAtcatatttattttgattttcattcttAAAAGCTCTCGTTTCCGTAAGCAGCCGCTTGCTGAATTGCCGGAATATGGGCCAGTGGAGGTGTAATCAAGGATGGAACCACCAAGAGTCAGTAATAAGGAGAGCTTTTACGTTTTAGTACTCTTGATCTTGAAAGCAATCAATTTCAGTTTCTTTACCACTGTATCAGTTTAAATTAGTGTGAATTACCAAGCATGTAAAGAAAGAATACTAAAGGAAAGGAACAAATTTCTCTTAATTTCATTTaaaaagtatataataaaaaaatatatttatgatattaatttaaaaaataaaaataattcattcCCATACACAAGTCCGTAAGGTTTAAAATGGCTTGAAAATCGAGCATAATAGCTGATGAAATAGGAGTACATGGCAGTACTCAAGATTTTCTCGTTCCATTGGAAATTGTTCCTTTCATTGATACACTCACATTCTGACGTATTGCTTGCTATCTAGTTCACTACGGTAAACAACACACACATGCAATGAAAGCAGAAATTCAAATCAATAATAACCTTTCATTCAAACtttgttaattaaaataataattttattgcaTGTTGGGCGTGGTCCTTCGATTTTCACCACGCAAGCATACCTATTATCTCTTTTTCATTtcccaaaaaaaaattgaaataaggaGAAGTGgatgaagaagaataaaaaaaaatttgcaattaTTTATCAACCTCTCGTAATAATATTTTGATCATCTAACTCGAGCAAAAACATATATATTTTACTGAAAAGAAATAAGAGTATCCTTCTGTAGCTGGTCTCTATTTATACACACACACCAATCTTTCTTCTCACATCTTCTTCATTCACAAATCATAAGGCATAAGTCACACTCAGAAAGAGAAGAATAAGCTTAGCATCCTAGCTAACCTAATGGAAACAAAAACAGAGCATGATCTGTTGTTGGCAGATATGGAGAAGCAAGAACCAGAAGGGTGGACATGTGGCGGAATCTCGGAGGTGATGAAAGAATCAAGGTCTCTAATGGAGTTAGCCCTTCCCATAGCACTAACATCGCTCATTTTCTACCTCCGCTCCATAGTCTCCATGCTCTTCTTGGGCCACCTCGGAGAACTCCAACTAGCTGCCGGCTCGCTCGCCATAGCCTTCGCCAACATCACCGGCTACTCTGTCCTCTCCGGCCTCTCCCTCGGCATGGAACCACTCTGCTCCCAAGCCTTTGGCGCCAAAAACACCAACCTCCTCTCTCTAACCCTCCACCGCTGCATCATCTTCCTCTTAGTGTCTTCCATTCCAATCTCAATCCTCTGGCTGAACATCAACACTATCTTCATCTTCCTCCACCAGCTACCCCAAATCACCCAAATGGCACAAACCTATTTGATGTTCCTCCTCCCTGACCTCGTAACCAACTCCTTTCTTCACCCAATCAGAATCTACCTTCGTGCACAGGGTGTCACCCGCCCTGTCACGCTAGCATCTCTCTTCGGAATGTTTGCTCACTTGCCCTTCAATTTCTTCTTCGTTAAACGCCTACGTTTTGGCCTCGCCGGCGTTGCTGCAGCCTCCGCTGTCTCCAATTTCTCCATCCTTCTGTTTCTGGTTGTTCATGTCTGGATAAGTGGGGTCCATGCTGACACGTGGATGAAGTTGAGCCGAGACTCTTTCTCCGGCTTTAAGCCACTCATTCGGCTTGCTGCGCCGAGTTGTGTGTCAGTTTGTCTAGAGTGGTGGTGGTATGAGATCATGATTGTGCTTTGTGGACTCCTTGTGGATCCCACTGCCACCGTGGCATCCATGGGTGTGCTTATTCAGACCACGGCATTAATCTACGTGTTTCCGTCTTCGTTGGGCTTTGCAGTCTCAACACGTGTTGGAAACGAGCTCGGGGCAAACCGACCTGCAAGGGCCCGGCTCTCGGCTGCTATTTCGATTTTTTTTGCAGAAATTTTGGGGTTTGTGGCGGTTATTTTTGCCACTATGATGCGGCATTCGTGGGGGAAAATGTTCACAAATGATGAGAAGATTCTGCGTTTGACAGCGGCTGCACTACCAATTCTCGGGCTATGTGAGCTCGGCAATTGTCCGCAGACGGTGGGGTGTGGTGTCGTTAGAGGAACGGCTCGACCCAACGTGGCGGCGAATGTGAACCTTGGTGCGTTTTATTTGATCGGAATGCCTGTGGCGATTGGGCTTGGATTTTGGCTTGATATAGGATTTTGTGGGCTTTGGTTGGGCTTACTTTCAGCTCAAGTTTGTTGTGCTGCACTAATGTTGTATGTTATTTTGACCACCAATTGGAAGAACCAAGCCCAGCGAGCTCAGTTGTTGACATCTGCTGAGGATATGACAATGAATCCAACTGTCTAAAGCGTATCAATGAGACACTTACCCTTCTATCTGATATTTATCATAGTGTAACTTTATCtaatattttgatttttgttttattattattattatttctctcGTACTGCATAAATATTAGTACTATATATACTCCATATACTCCATcgtgtttaaaaaaaataaaatcttattAGATATGATCTATTAAATTTTTAGATTATATTTTAGAAACGttgctaaattaaaaaaaattaaagttaattttaATCCCATATGAAATGTGAAAAATGATATCAACCAAATTTCAATCATACTAAAATTTGAAGATGTTTTACATATATTAAGAAGATTGTAAAACCTTCACGTAAAATTTTTTCAACTCTAATACCATTTTCCAAATTCTCCACGTAGCTAACGTGACCAACAGTGCCATCATAGGCATGGTTGCATGGAGGTGGTTCCTCCTCGTAAACCTCTTCTGTATACATAATGCAGCAACGATTTTGTGTCTTTGTAACAACCACTTCTGCAAAATCATCTCCATATGCTATTCCATTATAGTTCATTTGTTATTTTATTACCGTTAATCACTGTCCATCATcatattttagaaattaaaataattgtgtATAATATTACCTTTTAGGAATAAGTGTGTAttcaacaaaaataataattattattattatttctttttatgagagaataaacttttataatttatgaCAGTGTCTTTAATTAAAACTTATTAGTGATAATGATTGGAAAGAAactaatataatatatttaaCTGTTATTTGTACTTTTAAGTTCAGTTTCTTCTCTCCTACGTGACTAagctttctttttaattttattttttctgtgACTCTCATCTTGTTGTATATATAAAAGGGTTTGCAATAGCTATAGTTAGACCGATGAGCATTCTAAAATACAATTGACAATTCAATTCTTCacttttttctgtttttatttcaaCTGCATTTGTAATTACTTTAGTATGGTATCAAGAGTTTAAATCTTGATTACTCGACCCTTCTTTCATTTATCATGGCCATCACACCTTCAAATCTTACTGCCTTCACACAAAATCTCTTCTCTATCCCATCCCTGATAAGCTTcatgaaaacaattttttttttcttagctTGGAAGCAATTTGctctttttacaattcaaagtcAGAATCTGTAGGATCACCTTCAAATCAACAAACAACCACCTGAATTGAGTCTGATCCAGATAGGTTTGCTGACAAAATATCCATCAAACATCAAGAATGGCTACTTCAAGATTATAAGCTCCTGGCTTTTATCATCAATGGATGAAGAATTCAAGAAACAATGGTAAAATGTGCTTTTGCTTATCAGATTTGGGATCAAATACAGCAATATTTCATCTCTTCGAACAAAACAAAATTGAGGCAATTCAAGAATCAACTCAAGAATGTGAAGAAGCCTAAATTAGGGGGGAAGTATAGGGCTCGGCCCCTCAACTTTTTTGAACAAAATTAACTATTATAAAAATAACAAGTACATAttagaattttttaattaaaaaatattaattatgattatatatattactaaatatataacattatatttaattatataatattttaattttcggCCCCTCCTCTACCAAATTCCTGGATCCGTCCCTGAGCCTAATCTTTCTGCTAAAGATTACTTAATCAAAGTCAAGAAACTTATAGATTTTTTTGCAGTCATATGTTACACTTTGAGTTTAGAAAATCATATTGACGCAATTTGTGAAGGTCTACTTGAATAGTATTCTTCAGTCATCACTACTATGCGTGCTAAACCAGAAATTAACACAATAGGGGAAGTTGAAGCTGTGCTAATCTCTCATGAGGATCTTCTTGAGAAATTCAAACAAACAACTCTTGGTCTTCCACAATCAAATTATGCTCAATAAgcatttttcaattctttttcttccACTTGAAGCTTTGTTGCATTGGCAAAAGAGGTAGAGGTGGTCGCTTTGGTAGAGGAGGAAGAAGTGCTTGGCAATTTCAAAATAGACCTCAGTGTCAACTTTGTAATCGACCTAGACATACGGTAATTTAATGTTTTTACAAGTTTGATAAAAACTTTGCATCCTCAGCTCTAGCCTCTCAACATTATTCATCTATTCCGATGCCAAATCCACCACTTCATCCCTCTTCTTTTCACCAATCAACCTCGCAAACATACTTAGCAACACCTTCCATGATTCCTAATCAATCTTGGTACCTAGATTCTGGTGCCTCTCATCATTTGACACACGATTCTTCAAATCATCTTTCTACTTCTAATTACACAGGTTTTGAGCAATTATATGTTGCAAATGGTTCAGGTATTTCTATCTTTAAAGCTGGTAACTCAGTTCTTATCGATTC carries:
- the LOC107642139 gene encoding protein DETOXIFICATION 51-like, which codes for METKTEHDLLLADMEKQEPEGWTCGGISEVMKESRSLMELALPIALTSLIFYLRSIVSMLFLGHLGELQLAAGSLAIAFANITGYSVLSGLSLGMEPLCSQAFGAKNTNLLSLTLHRCIIFLLVSSIPISILWLNINTIFIFLHQLPQITQMAQTYLMFLLPDLVTNSFLHPIRIYLRAQGVTRPVTLASLFGMFAHLPFNFFFVKRLRFGLAGVAAASAVSNFSILLFLVVHVWISGVHADTWMKLSRDSFSGFKPLIRLAAPSCVSVCLEWWWYEIMIVLCGLLVDPTATVASMGVLIQTTALIYVFPSSLGFAVSTRVGNELGANRPARARLSAAISIFFAEILGFVAVIFATMMRHSWGKMFTNDEKILRLTAAALPILGLCELGNCPQTVGCGVVRGTARPNVAANVNLGAFYLIGMPVAIGLGFWLDIGFCGLWLGLLSAQVCCAALMLYVILTTNWKNQAQRAQLLTSAEDMTMNPTV